Below is a genomic region from Fundulus heteroclitus isolate FHET01 chromosome 5, MU-UCD_Fhet_4.1, whole genome shotgun sequence.
CCTCGCCGTTCAGTTGGGGCTCCTCTGACTCGGACTCCTGGTCAGACGTCCGAGGCGCCGCCGGCCGGCTTCACTTCTTCAGTAAATCATGTAAACACAAAAGGAAAGATTGTTCAGTCATATCCGGACGCTTTATTAATGGCTCGAAAATAGTTCAAACTACAGCAGACAGGCATGAAAGCGAAACCGGAGTCGTTCCTTTTTTCATTTCCTCATTGTCGCGCATTGCTGCTCCACAATGCAGGAGCGGCGGTAGAAACATTTGTGGCGAAGCCGTGAGGAAGGAGGCAGAAACACGACCAGTCTGAAAGCCTGCATGATAAAAAACGGGTAAGTAGATGTTGTGTGTGCGTTATAGTCCTAATCCTGACAGATTGAGCCGATAATGGCCCAAACCCGCTGAGTTTATAAACCCCCAGCTGCAGCCAGAGTAAAACCTGGCGGTGTTATTAGTTTTTGGTAAACACATAAAAGTAACTGCTGGCAATTTAAAATCGGATTACAggacttttctgtgtttttcctgtGATCTTCCTAACTTTACTTGTTGAATCGCATTGCATGCAATTAGATCAGACTGTGTAACATGGCTGCGGCTGTGTTATAAACAGATATTATGGTTGTGTTATAAACAGAATCCATCTGAGGGGAAATGGATCTTGTGTAGCGGCAAACGATTTTCATGAGATCTCATCTGTGTGATGTGGCACTGTCCAAAAagcaatttaattaaatacctaaaaaaaaaaaaaaaaaaaactttaaccaaCTGTTGAACCTTTCTCACTTGCATTTTGACTTTCCCTGTCTCCTCCCGTCTTTCTAGTTTGAAATGCTGCATGTCGCTGGGTCCTGCATCCCAGCATGGGTCACCCTTGTATGCACCTTTATTATGAGTGCGTATCATTGCACGGCGTCCTTAAAGGCCACCTGCAGCGTGCAGGACGGCAGGGCCGACTGCAGCCATCGCAGCCTGAGCTCAGTCCCCCAGGATCTCCCCACCAACATCACCTCCCTGGATATGTCTCACAACAGAATGACGACGGCTCCCCCAGACTCCCTCAAACGATACGCGGGACTTTTGCACCTCAACGTCAGCTACAACAGCATCAAGAACCTGGACGGGGGCCTGTGCAAGAACCTACCTGGCCTGCAGACTCTCAACTTGATGCATAACGAAGTCTATCTACTCAAAAGGGAAGATTTAAGCCACTGCGTCAAACTTACTCGGTTAAATATGGCCAGCAACAGGTTAAAGCTGCAGGATGAACCCTTCTTCTTGCTTCAGGTACTGTACATCCAAATTAGAGTTGATGGTAAACATAGAAGTGTGAGTTACTAGATTCAGTTTCATTGGACAGAGTTATCCGGTAATAACTCAGAATGCTATTGAGTTTCATTTGAAACAAAGAAGCTCGTATCACATCACATATTGGGCGACTGAGGCTTGAAGGGTTGAGTAGTGGTCGAGCAGTCGGaatgttgtgggtttgattccagcttccccttgtcacatgtgcccctgggcaaggcagtGAACCCTAAGTTGCCTATGGAGCTGCATATTGTTGAATGAAtgtgtgtgattgggtgaaGGTGGttctagtgtacagcgctttgagtggtcagcatgactggaaaagcgctactATATGAGTTCATTTACCATATCACATAATGATATGCTTATAATGCATATGCAGTTCGttattttgtacaaaaaaaggGGTAAAGGTAATTAAACCTAAAATTTATTGTCAAGAGGAAAACGAGGCAGCAGAGTCAACCATGCAGGTGAGCTTATTAAAGCAAACTGGGCTTCCTTAACTCCTCAGCAGATCCACAGGCTGACCCCCTCTCCATGCCGCGCTGCACTTAAAGCAGTAAATCACGCAGAAGAAGCCTTAGCCGTGTATCGAGTGCAGTTACTAGATATATCTTTCTATGGGCTggcatttcttttaaaagtccCCTTTTTATGGGTCTTACCTAATTGTCCTTTTTTGGGAGAAATTGACCGTAagtcataatcatcaaaaaGCAACGCTTGACATCTATCCCTCTGTGACAAAGGGCCATTTTCTGCCCTGCCGTCGTGCAAGTTTTACCTACAAAATGTTGCATCGTAGTAACATGAGCACCGACGCTATCGCTAAATTCTATTTTTCCAGATGTCATGCCTATTATAGTAAGTTGTCTTGTGTCGGTACTGGCTGCTAAAATAATGCAGCACTTTGCTTGTGATGCTTCTAACGATGTGGTCGATAACATGTATTTCTAGTTGTTTTGAAAAgtagatttaaacaaaaatatagaaCAAGTAGGTGCTAAATTAACCATTAGTTTGCGCTTATTGCCCAGAACATTAGAACTTTATAAGGTAACACTGGGATTCTCACAAACATATATTAGGAGGTTAGTTGGTTAAGCTATCAGCTCAGGTAGTTAGCCTGCAATCAGCTGCTTGACTGTAGCTTGTTAATGgtagttttaaaacagctttacCTTAATCAGAGTGATGGGTAAACAGAATAATTTATCCCCTTGTCAGCAAAGTAAAAGTGTTCAGAACTGTTTCCAACCATTTTACCAGCTGTATACAGCAACAGGTAGGGGAAGGGGAGTGCATTACTCTATGCTACATACAGTTGACGACAATTCTTTAGTATTCATTCTAAAGGTTTTTAAACTGTGTGAACAGTATGACATGTTTTTGcagtaataaaacattttttattattttttttttcaagttaatGAAAAACGATTTGAAAAATTACTTGAACCCTGATTGCAAAGTCCTATTTCGCACAGAGGCTGCCAATACATCTCAGAACCTGGTCAGGTGATATTACTTATTGCGTGTTAGAATCCTCGTTGTTATTATACTCACGCAGACCCTGCAGGTGCCAACTGGACAAGTTATGCTTTTGTAGGCTTTGGACGTTTTGTGCATTACTGTAAACGGATAGTAACACTTTCATGATGTGCAATGTGTAGGGACATAAAGGGAGATGTCATCCAAATGTTTTTTGATGTTAGTGTCATGTTAAAATACACCTCAGCAACATAGCAAGGCACTGGAGGTTTCATGGTCCCCTGTTTCCCTTCTCCTTTTCTGACTAACAGAGCCTGAAGTATCTCGACGTCTCCATGAACAAGCTGAAGTCAGCCATGCTTGGTTCACAGCCTCAGCTGCCCAGCTTGGTAACGCTGGATCTCGGACATAATAGTTTCTCCACTGTGAAAAGAGAAGACTTTTCCTTCCTGAAGCATTCACCTTCTCTGGAAGTCATCTCCCTGATATCGTCTGTGTCCCTAGAAAAAGTAGGTTGCTTACCCAGAAATGGGAATTGAAATACTGTTGTCAAGTTTGGAACTGGTAGTTGTAGCAGCGTCGTAATTTCACTTATCTGTTTTGTTTCCCCTTTTCTATCTCATCGTAATATCTCTGTGATTTTCTGTTCTCTTGCAGTTGGAGCCTGGTTGCTTTAAGCCAATTTCAGGACTACGCATGTTATCCCTTGATGGTAGCCTTAAGGGCAGCTTGTTCATTTCTGATCTCTGCTCGGAGCTGTCTGGAACGGCCATTGGTGTCCTGTCTCTAAGAAACATTGGGCTGACAAATCTTACAAACAGGACATTTTTAGGATTGAAGGAAACAAACCTAACCTTTCTGGATCTGTCCTCCAATCACATTGGACAAATTGAAGACGGCTCCTTTCGATATCTGTCTAGACTTCAGACTCTTAACTTGACTGGCAACAACATTAAGCGCCTGACGCCAGGGACCTTTCAAGGTCTTAACCTGTtgaaaaacctccagctgaCTAAAGCGTTAGTGAAAAGCCAGAAATCCTCTCCTGTCATTGAAGACTTCTCCTTTCAACCACTAAGCAACCTTGAGAACCTAATTTTACAGAACACCGTCTTTGTCAAAATCACGGAAAATACGTTCAAAGGCCTGACGAGTCTTACAGAACTTGACTTGAGCTGGAGTAGTTACTTACAACCACAAGAGAGAAAAATTTCCAATAAGAGCTTCGTCTCTCTTGCAGATTCACCCCTCAGAAAGTTAAATCTAATAGGAAATGCTTTGGTGGGAATTGAACCTGGGAGCTTCTCCTGGGCGAAAAAGCTCTCCGTTCTTCTTCTCAGTCGCAACTTTATCGATCAAACATTCAGTGGCAAAGAATTTGAAGGTCTCTCTCAGTTACAAGAGCTTCACATAAGTAATAATACCCAAAAAATTGACCTGACCCCTGAGTCCTTTGCCAATGTGACCAATCTTAGAGTTCTGTTGCTGGGGAGGAGTCTGAAAGCCGAAACCTTGAACCACGACTCTTCTCCATTTCGTCCATTGTCTAACCTCACTGTATTGGATCTCAGCAACAACAACATCGCAAACTTAAGAGAGAATATGTTAGAGGGGCTTGAGAACCTCAGGGTGCTGAAGCTGCAACACAACAACTTAGTCCGGTTGTGGAAGAATGCTAACCTGGGTGGTCCTGTCCTGTTTCTCAAACACACACCGAGGTTGGTAAGCTTTGAGATGGATTTCAACGGAATGGATGAGATTCCAACCGCAGCTTTAAGGAATTTGACCCAACTCAGGCAGCTCAGCTTTAGCAACAATCTATTAAACAATTTACAGGACTCGGTTTTTGATGAT
It encodes:
- the tlr3 gene encoding toll-like receptor 3; the protein is MLHVAGSCIPAWVTLVCTFIMSAYHCTASLKATCSVQDGRADCSHRSLSSVPQDLPTNITSLDMSHNRMTTAPPDSLKRYAGLLHLNVSYNSIKNLDGGLCKNLPGLQTLNLMHNEVYLLKREDLSHCVKLTRLNMASNRLKLQDEPFFLLQSLKYLDVSMNKLKSAMLGSQPQLPSLVTLDLGHNSFSTVKREDFSFLKHSPSLEVISLISSVSLEKLEPGCFKPISGLRMLSLDGSLKGSLFISDLCSELSGTAIGVLSLRNIGLTNLTNRTFLGLKETNLTFLDLSSNHIGQIEDGSFRYLSRLQTLNLTGNNIKRLTPGTFQGLNLLKNLQLTKALVKSQKSSPVIEDFSFQPLSNLENLILQNTVFVKITENTFKGLTSLTELDLSWSSYLQPQERKISNKSFVSLADSPLRKLNLIGNALVGIEPGSFSWAKKLSVLLLSRNFIDQTFSGKEFEGLSQLQELHISNNTQKIDLTPESFANVTNLRVLLLGRSLKAETLNHDSSPFRPLSNLTVLDLSNNNIANLRENMLEGLENLRVLKLQHNNLVRLWKNANLGGPVLFLKHTPRLVSFEMDFNGMDEIPTAALRNLTQLRQLSFSNNLLNNLQDSVFDDLTSLKVLRLEKNFITAVRPEVFRTPMSNLSVLVMGKNTFDCSCESILWFVKWLNNTNTSVPGLRDQYMCNTPLLYFNHSIMDFDPLSCKDMTPFQALYILTSTVVLMLIFSALIYRFHGWRIQFYWNILINRILGFSDAKVEEGRKFEFDAYVMHAEEDTRWVERRIIPLEKKTQIRFCLDHRDSIIGMSKLESIVVNIGNSRKILFVVTEKLLKDPLCRQFKVHHALHQVIETRRDSAVLIFLQDVPDYKLSRSLFLRKGMLRQSCILNWPPQRERIPALYQKLLIALGMTNRLQE